The following coding sequences are from one Vicugna pacos chromosome 19, VicPac4, whole genome shotgun sequence window:
- the LOC140687398 gene encoding signal-regulatory protein beta-1-like: MPTPASWPHPPPPSLLLALLLGLTGVVAQELQVIQPETSVSVAAGETATLRCTMTSLIPVGPIKWFRGTGPGRELIYDFKGGHFPRVTNASDVTRRDNMDFSIRISHITPADAGAYYCVKFQRGLPGDTEYKSGPGTRLTVSAKPSPPVVSGPATRAPPEQTVSFTCRSHGFSPRNISLKWFKNGNEIAASQTSVDPEGDSVSYSVSSTAKVVLAPGDVRSQVICEVAHVTLQGGPPLRGTANLSETIRVPPTVEVTQQPTAGTQVNVTCQAKQFYPLDLQLSWVENGNVSRIEAASTLTENKDGTFNRTSWLLVNSSAHRGEVLACRVEHDGQPAVSAYLTLEASAPQKDQDTHEHPGPELTSPLLVVLLLGHKVLLVLGVSVIFVHRKHCV; this comes from the exons ATGCCGACCCCTGCCTCCTGGCCCCATCCTCCGCCTCCTTCCCTGCTGCTGGCACtactgctgggactcacag GAGTCGTGGCTCAGGAGCTGCAGGTGATTCAGCCTGAGACATCAGTTTCAGTCGCAGCAGGAGAGACGGCCACTCTGCGTTGCACCATGACCTCCCTGATCCCTGTGGGCCCCATCAAGTGGTTCAGGGGCACAGGGCCAGGCCGGGAGTTAATCTACGATTTCAAAGGCGGCCACTTCCCCCGAGTAACAAATGCTTCAGATGTCACAAGGAGAGACAACATGGACTTTTCCATCCGCATCAGTCACATCACCCCAGCAGATGCCGGTGCCTACTACTGTGTGAAGTTCCAGAGAGGATTACCTGGTGACACGGAGTATAAGTCTGGACCAGGCACTCGGCTCACTGTGAGTG CCAAACCCTCTCCTCCCGTGGTATCAGGCCCCGCCACGAGGGCCCCACCTGAGCAGACAGTGAGCTTCACCTGCAGATCCCACGGCTTCTCCCCCAGAAACATCTCCCTGAAATGGTTCAAAAACGGAAATGAGATCGCAGCCTCCCAGACCAGCGTGGACCCGGAGGGAGACAGCGTTTCCTACAGCGTCTCCAGCACAGCCAAGGTGGTGCTGGCCCCGGGGGATGTTCGCTCCCAGGTCATCTGCGAGGTGGCCCACGTCACCCTGCAGGGGGGCCCTCCTCTCCGTGGGACTGCCAACTTGTCTGAGACCATCCGAG TTCCGCCCACCGTGGAGGTCACCCAACAGCCCACGGCAGGGACCCAGGTGAACGTCACCTGCCAGGCGAAGCAGTTCTACCCCCTAGACCTCCAGCTGAGCTGGGTGGAGAACGGAAACGTGTCCAGGATAGAAGCGGCGTCGACCCTCACGGAGAACAAGGATGGGACCTTTAACCGGACGAGCTGGCTCCTGGTGAACTCGTCCGCCCACAGGGGGGAGGTGCTGGCCTGCAGGGTGGAGCACGATGGGCAGCCGGCGGTCAGCGCCTACCTCACCCTGGAGGCCTCTGCTCCCCAGAAGgaccaggacacacatgaacacCCTG GCCCAGAGCTGACTTCCCCTCTGCTGGTAGTTCTGCTCCTAGGCCACAAAGTGCTGCTGGTGCTCGGTGTCTCTGTCATCTTTGTCCACAGGAAGCATTGCGTATGA